In Mycolicibacterium aubagnense, the DNA window AACGTAGCTACAAGAACTATATCTAAGTTTCGATTCCTTGCCCGGTTTCGATGTGTCACGTCCCCGAGATCGACCCCCAGCCAATCGGCGCGTCGATGCCGTCCACCAGCCAGACCTTGTTGGAGCCCAATGAGACGCGCAGCGTGAGATCCATGACCGACCAGGTCTTGTCCGAAGCCGCTGCTTTCACCCGCACGAGAACACTCACCTGGGATCCCGGACTGGCGTTGTTTGTCGCTGGTGAATCCGCGGCGGCCTTGATCTCTTCGATCGTGGCCGTGGAATACGGGCTGTTGACGATCGCCGATCCTGTGAATTTTGCAGATACGTACTGACCGAGCGACGTCGCCGTTCCTGTCGAAGTGAGGTAGGCCGTGACGAATCGATTCATTGACTGGCCGAGTGGCCCGCTCTTGTCGACGGGGGTTGTGTATTTGCTGGCCACCTTGAACGTCGTGGTGTCGGCATTGACGATCGAGGGCCATGTCAGCAGCTGGTAGTTGCCGCCGTGGTCGAGCACCGTCACTGCGTAGCGATTGATCTGTGCCGAATCCGCTCCGGGCACCACCAGCGTTACCGCGGACGTTGCGCGCCACTCCACGGCGTCCTTGCCCTGCCAGCGCTCGATATCTGTCGGGTCGATCGACCGAACCTCAAATGGGACCTGGGACAACGTGATCGCTAGAGCCGCCGAAGATCGCGCCACCAACGGGTTCTCCGACGACGTGGTCCCGCCGAGCCAGAGCAGCAAGCTGTTTCTAGCGAAGTTCTGCACGCGGGTGACCTCGGTGATCGCTGCGTAGGTGTTAACCGGCTTGGGTAGCCGCGCCAAAATGCTCACCAGCAGCACTACCGCGCCCAGGACCATCACCAGCGACAGCGGGCCGCTGATCATTGCAAACAGCAGCGCTCGTTCGCGCGCCTTCGGTTTCCACTGCGACAAGTCAGTGAGCTTGCGCAAGGTCAGAACCAGGTTCGGCATGGGGTCCTCGATCCATCGCTGTTGATCCGCGCCGGGGCACCTCTGCGTCCCGGAGTCGGCCGTACCGTAGCCGCGCCTCGCCCTGTACTGGGACCTACGACGCGAGAGAGCCAGGGAGGATCCGCGTGAGCGTTTTCCGTGCACTGATGGATGCCCAGCGGCGCCCCGAGGACGAAGCCCGCCGCCTGACTCAGGCGATCGGCTCCGCACTGGGGGACGCAGACGGGCAACTCCGTCCCGATGCGCACCAAGCCGCCGAGGCCGCTGTCGCATCGGTCAACCAGCAGATTGCCGACGAGAAAGCGCCGCCGCGGCCCAAGCCGGTATGGCGCAGTGATGATTTCGAAGACGCCCTGCCCGACGAGCTCACCGTCGAGGATGCCGAGCGGTCTGCGGAGCCCTCGATCCAAACCGACCCTCGGTTTGTGCTTTCCGACGAACCGCTGCTTGCGGAGCCCGCGCGCTCGGCGACCACAGAGGCAGCTGCCGCCGGCATCGCGCCCCCGTGGGATACCGGAGTTGCCGCCGAAGACATCGCAGCTCGGGACCTCGAGCTCGAGGAGGCTGATCCCACGGGCCCGATCGAGTTGCCGGAAACGAGCGACGTCGAGTCGGCAGACGAACAACTGGACACCGAAGTCCACCACCCGGACAGCGCAGATGAGGCTGCGCCGGCGCCGGCGGTCTGGAATCCACACCAGCCGCCATCGCCGACTGACCTGTACGCGCCATTGAGTTCCCCGTGGGGGGACGCAGCTGAGATCGTGACGCCGCCAGCGGACACTGATGATGACGGCGACAGCGACGACCTCGACGAATCCAGCGGGCCACGTCCCGCGACGCGGGCGACCGACCCACCTGAAGACATCGACGCTCCCGAGGCTGACAAAGGGCCTTCGGTTCCCCAGCGTGTGCGGGACTGGATCGAAAGCACGTGGCAGGACCGCAGAAAGACGCTGCGTTTGGCCGCGGCTGCGGTTGTGTTGATCCTCGTAGTCAGCGTGATCGCG includes these proteins:
- a CDS encoding prolipoprotein diacylglyceryl transferase, whose translation is MSVFRALMDAQRRPEDEARRLTQAIGSALGDADGQLRPDAHQAAEAAVASVNQQIADEKAPPRPKPVWRSDDFEDALPDELTVEDAERSAEPSIQTDPRFVLSDEPLLAEPARSATTEAAAAGIAPPWDTGVAAEDIAARDLELEEADPTGPIELPETSDVESADEQLDTEVHHPDSADEAAPAPAVWNPHQPPSPTDLYAPLSSPWGDAAEIVTPPADTDDDGDSDDLDESSGPRPATRATDPPEDIDAPEADKGPSVPQRVRDWIESTWQDRRKTLRLAAAAVVLILVVSVIAVFSTSGSRGNPPDPAGTLTAPPPQADNPDPTVKTESLIPSEVSASCGNDSDPVAPFTHDKTRAWVCDRINDHDLNVLNMGFDKPVVITKICVVMGFNYVAPDGRDEWSRHRLGTAVTWRMGGGRFPQTINPTRTGVCKEFDSVRTQQMSMTITASTRPPVGKDQSAGIGGAGSADDPAKIDQTTAVSTIEITGYPVTPAG
- a CDS encoding conjugal transfer protein, whose protein sequence is MPNLVLTLRKLTDLSQWKPKARERALLFAMISGPLSLVMVLGAVVLLVSILARLPKPVNTYAAITEVTRVQNFARNSLLLWLGGTTSSENPLVARSSAALAITLSQVPFEVRSIDPTDIERWQGKDAVEWRATSAVTLVVPGADSAQINRYAVTVLDHGGNYQLLTWPSIVNADTTTFKVASKYTTPVDKSGPLGQSMNRFVTAYLTSTGTATSLGQYVSAKFTGSAIVNSPYSTATIEEIKAAADSPATNNASPGSQVSVLVRVKAAASDKTWSVMDLTLRVSLGSNKVWLVDGIDAPIGWGSISGT